Genomic window (Gavia stellata isolate bGavSte3 chromosome 35, bGavSte3.hap2, whole genome shotgun sequence):
AAAGCTTGTAACTTCCCAGATCCTTTAAGTTCTAAACAAAGATTTATCAGAAGTATTTGAATCCAAAGAGGAGTATAAAAGCCAGTTGTTATGAGCTCTATATAGGAACACAGCATCCTGGACCAGAAGTCAGACTGAAGGCTGGTGTGCCACTGCTCCCTTTCTGCACCCCATTATCCACGTTGGCGGTGTGGGTGACACCTGGAACGTATCATAGACTGCAATTAAATGTCTATGAAGCaactgtgctgcagcagccccagtTCCAGAACTTGTCACCAGAGCCGCTGGCTTCCTGATAGGTAAGAGATCTTGGGCGTAAGCTTCCCAGTATTGGGTAAAATTTCCGTGTTAGCCAAATCCCTGTTGCTGCTCCTGAATCCCAGTGAGAAGGCAGCTATGCAGAAGGTTCTTTTAATGCCTTTTAGGTCTTTCCAAGGAATGACGAGTGTTTCGCCTGTTGGTACCTAAGATCTCAGGAATCAACAATTTGTTATTGTGAGTATGGACATGGGAAACGGGAGAGTACTCTGAagcaaaaattgcatttttttgactcaaaaaaaaaggaagggaaggactgaggaagcaaaaaagaaaaatattttgatgagGGGATGCATGAGTCATTTTGACAACTTGCAATCTCTCTCTTTGTCAGCATTCTTCTCCCTGAACGAGCTGCTGAAAATGGAATTCATTATAAGAACATGTGAAGTTCACTAATTTGTTTGTTGCCTCTGGAGATTAATCCGAACTAGCTCTTAAAATACGTTTTATGCGATAATCTCAAAGAGCCATGCTCCATCTCTGTAATTATCCGCAGCCATAGAAAACTCATTGCATTCAGATAGGACAATGGCAATAACCTACCTGCATTTATAGATGTAAGATTGGCTTGTAACATGTGTTTTTATACACACAGTTTCATGGACTGTATAGACTCTCGTCCCTGTCATTCATGAGATGTTAGAGAATTGATTTGATTAGTGTGGCCTCATTCCCTGGTATCCTAAAGCCAAAGTTGTCCAAGGGAATTCAATCTggtaatgtatttttttcctctcattagCCTACATCTGCTCAATGTTAGAAGTCGAggctgggattttcaaaggatGTTCCTCATAAAATTCATCAAACACTGGGCCTGGGTGCACCTTCCTCCCTACTAGCCATCAAACTAGCCATGTGTTCTAATTTCATCTTTGAGACTCCGTCTATGGCTAATGGAAAGAGATAGGCATCTCCAGACGGTGATTCATCGCATCCTAAAATAGGCAGGTGGGAGGAATCCACCTCTGGAGGTACTTACCTCTCTTCTTATTGACTACCAGAGGCAGTCTAGACAACCAGACAACTAGGCCAGGCGCCCCACTTCTGGATGGTTAAAGTTAGGTGAAATTAGTCCCACCCTTTGGGCGCCAAATTTCTTTAGCACCTTTGAAGTCTTAATGAGAGTACACAACATCACATGCTCTCCAGATTTGCTCAGTTCCTGATGTATGCATATATCATATCTCCATGCGGTGATTAGCGCCTGTAAAGCTGAGGCTTGCAACAaagcaaaggatttttttttgatctttttcaTGTTGATGTCTTCCTCCCACAGAATTGCACAGTGGAAATGAATGTGGGAGGTATGGGAATCCGGGCCCCTGAATGGGATCACGCTGCCcattaaagcaaaaagattaggaaaagggaaaaaaatattgcagctgTTACTTGGTTACAGCAACTTCCTTATAAATCTACAGGAGCTCTTATCCCTTCCAGTTGAAGCTGTTTTCTTGGGCAGAAGAGATTCTCCAAGACATACAGAAGGAGTTGCCCATGGAAGTTGGGTCAGGTCTTCCTGGGAAGCATATTCAGCCGGCGGGAGATAAGCTCTTCCTTTTGTTATGCTAAAGCCCTAGTGCCCAAGCCCAGGTTGGATTTGATTTGTGCAGCTTTGTGATGTACTGCTGAATTTCTGACGGAACGCCCGGCTGATTCATGAAGGGCTGATGTTCAGAGAGGCTGGTCACAGGTTTAAAGTAAAGCACTTGCTAAATTAACTTATCAGATCTGGAAATGGCAGGGAGGAGCTTGGATGTAAGAAAGCAACACTAATTCTGCGTCATTTCCCTGACTTACTCTTCTCTTGTATAAAAAGTGGCAGGATCGTCTGTTTTCAATGGGAACACCATAACCTTTATGAGATACTTAAACCCCTCTTATGAATATTTATGGCCGCTCGACTGTTCTTTTCTTGTCAAATCTTTCTTGtggttttcttcattaaagattgtgactgttttcttttgtgttccTCATATTTGATTGGGAAATAGCTTCCTATCACGGGAGAATTATGGGAGGGAGCGAAAGCTCTTCCAGTTCTGAATCACGATAATTGCTTCGGATAGGAAAGATCTTCCTTCTGGATTCCCCCTTTTGTAAAACATATATCTGTCCAACTTGCCTCTGTAGGGTTCGTTTCTTTGTTCTGCTCGTCGGCTTTCATCACTTTAATCgcaaaacacttcagtcctttgtggttgatttattttttctaatttgttgGCTTCTTTTTCTAATCTGCTCAAATGTGCAATAAAATATCTCCCGTTGATCTGTTTTGAAATCCTAAACTGGTAGCTGTAGGATTTCTAAAATGATGCTGAAAAAAGCAACCAAGCACATtcctgagggttttttttcctataatcACCCTATTGCAGAAGATTTTGAAGAGgtataaaatgtgttttatcaTCACACCTCTGTGGTAGACACACTATAAGAATGCAAAGAGACTGAGATGACGTCTCTATGAATCTTAAAACACCCATTGAATAGCGTTGGGTAGGAGCCAAATTTGGTGCAAATCAGCATAAATAAGCTGACTTTAAAAGGCTTCCATAATTGACACCAACCAAAGACTGGATCTATATGACACtgggcagccctgctgcctctgcttaATTGTTAAGACTTTTAACCAGCAGACATCTCTTGTCCAATTTAGGAATAGGGCATTTCTGTATTCTTGGGAAATACTAAAAATCGAGTGGCGACACAGTCATTCTCCATGTACTTTAttggaaaaagagcaaaaagttTAAAGGTCTTGAGTCATCAAGATAGAAGTGTAATTTATGCATATGTCAGGACACTAAGCAAGGAAACTAATAGGAGTACAAGCGACATAATTACTCTTTGCTGACTACAGAAAGTGAAACGTGGTGTTTTGAGTTGAGATTTCCTTTATGACTTGCCTGCCTGCATATGGATGAGCAAACTGCTCCAAGACAGTGAACAAAGAACATCACTGGAGTCCTGCCCCTCCTCTCCGTGACCCCGTGTGTCTCACCACGACAACTCCACTGACTTGCCTAAAATTACGTCAGATAGACTTTGATGAAATGGTGAGTCCTAGAGAGATCATTCCCACAAACACTTCCCAGAGCACTCTAGGGAAAGGattctgaaataaatatcaCAACTTGTTTCCTAGATAGCAAAGGcttaatcaggaaaaaaaaagaaggctggTGGGAAGCAAGAATTGAGTGATAGCAAGATAGGTGCCCCAACACAACCACCAGCCCtttaaagaaacagcagcaatcAAAAGGAGTATGTTTACGTGTCCCTTTTTTGATGTGATCCTGGTGGAGTGTCTCTGATGTGGTTTCATGAGGCTACAACGTTCTTGTACCCAGTATGCCTCTTCCTCGTGTGTAAGGTGGAGCTGAGGACATTTTTACCACTGAAAGTGGAGCAGGgctttcatttttctacttCAGGTCTTATGTCCCGGTTGAACTGACTCTCACAGCTGAAGTTTAGATCCAGATGTTCCTGAGGCACGGAGGTCCGGTTGGAATCCTCACCCCTGGCCAACACATCCCTTGTGGGCGAGCTGAGTGTCCCATGCTCgttgcagctctgcagctctccccacacctccctgcagccctACTGCAGAGTCCACCGGTGCCCGGAGGGGCTGAGCTCTGGCATGAATGGCCCCCACCTCCGGCCCTAAACTCTTCACCCCTAGGGATGCAGTTGGGAGCACCAGGGACATACCACCTGCCTACGGAGCTGGCGACACTTCTGGAGGTGAATCCTCTGTGGAAGGCACCAGCGTCTTCGGGTAGCGATGCTCCACCTGCGCTACAGGAGGATCTGCATCTTCTGGACTGTCTACCAGATCCACATCCCAGGTCGGCTTCGCAGCCAGAGAAGGTGTTGCAAGGGGTGGTGATCACTGTCATGGGACAACACAAGCTCAGTCACTCATGGGGAGGAtgcagccttcctcctccccatgcAAACCAGAACTATATTGTTTAATGTTgtagggaaaacagaaaaccttgAGCTTACTTACACACTCTCACAGGGCTCCCAAGGCGTATCCTGAAGGAGAAGAAGGTCACAAGGTTATCCATGACATAACTAGCATTTCTAGCATTTTCCAGCCTCCTTGTCTCTGTCGCAGAGTCCCAAGGACTGAGCGCTGCCCACACGGGGTTGTCGTGGTACCCACCTGCTCTCTTCACCCTCCAGCAGAGTCTTGTATGTTGCAATCTCAATATCCAGGGCCAGCTTGACATTCAGCAGCTCCTGGTAATCCCGCAGCATGCAAGCCAGCTCATCCTTGGCCTTCTGGAGGGCATTCTGCAGCTCAACGTGCTTCTCCCGGGCGTCTTTGAGGGCACAGTCCCCACGTTGCTCAGTATCACAAACTGACGTTTGCAGAGAGGACACCTGTCAGGGGAGACACCAGAAATCCTCGCTTTCCCTGTCCTCTTTCTTGCCATACTCacctttgaaagagaaattctcACTTCTTTGAAAGTCCCAAATTGGGAATTATTGAGGTTGTTTTTAGGAAAGCCAAATGATTCCAAAATCAAATATCAACTCAGAGATACTACAGAAAGGCTGGACATGTCCCTATACTGCCAGACTCTATTTAAGTCTTGTTTCGAGGATGCCAATACTTTGTTCTAATTGGAACTAATAATTAAGGTTTTCCATTACTTCCcgttataaaatatataatgaatTAGATGGTCTGAAAATTATACCAGTTTCTGTGGGTGCTGAATTACTGGTGAGTCATAGTTCTACCCTACTTATTGGATGCTTTGAACCTATGTCAGAAGCATTGTCTCCTGCCAGAATTCTTGCTGGAGCAATTTTAGCAATTTTCCAAGTGGCTGTAGCTAATCCAATGATCTAATTTGGCGCAATTAGTTCTTTGGAATAATCAAAATAATCCAGCAGAAAATAAGCCAGCAGATAATTCCCCTTCCCTGCTTGGCACTGGTAAGATCTTCGCTAGGCCAATGGAATCCATGTGAGGCAATGCTCTTTgataaagacaaaagaaatgcCACAGAGCTGTAGAAAACATGACTTGGGATCTCACATCTAGGAGGCACAGTGAGTAAATATGACCCATCATACctgtttcttcatattttcaagGTCACACTGCCTTCTCTGGATCACAAAACTCAGGTCTTCAATCTCTTGCTGGTGGGACTTCAGTTCATTGCAATGTCTCCCCTTTGCCTCCTCAAGCTCTTGATACTGATtgtaggaaaaaagagacacaCAGTCAGTGTATGTAACATAGGAGCCTTGCTTCTGTTCCCAAAGTTCCAAATTAAACTGGCTTTAGAGAAGTCCTCCTGACTTTGTAGCTCCTGAGACTTTCAGCAGCAAATGGAGCTTTCCTCCTGTAGCTTTCACTGTTCAACTCACCTACAACCTCCCCATTCACAGCATGACTGAGTCCTGTCCCATTGCACTGTATCTGTTTCGGGGATGTTCTCCTGACTTTGAGACCCCATCCAGTTCAGCAGAATGGAAAATTAGGTCCAGAAGTTACATAGTcaatatggaaagaaaaaaatcaccgCCTTTCCTCTACTACTTTTGACAGTGAGAGAATTAAGGATATATCACTGGATGCTACAACTTACCCTAGTTCTGTACAACGCATCCAGCTCTGCCTTGCTTCTCTGAGCTATGTCCTCACACCAGCACTCAACACTCCTGAGGATGCCCTCCATGTCCAGGTCTCGGCTGTTGTCCATTTTCACAACGACAGAGGTGTCACAGGGACTTCTCTCCAGCTCAGCGATTTCCTAGAAGCCATGTGAAGTGGCAGTAAGCTGTCCCTGGATGTCTTATCTCACACTCACAGTGGAATTAACACCACCACTGAGAGTTTGTCTTGAGCCACAACCCAGGAGTTGAGACTAGGTTTGGTCATGCATGCAGCTTGAggggtggtttgggtttttttttgagatctCAAAGTCTTCCTTATCTGGGATTCCTATTTCCTCCCAAAGAGAGCTTGATGGGCTGGTTTAATCAGGCCTAAATCAATGTAGACAAAGAGCGGCTGGTAGGAATAGCTGCCATCAAACAAGGTCAGAACAGGAGCATCCATACCTGAGCAGAAACACATTTCAGGAACTCTATCTCCTGCTTGAGGGTTTCCACCTTTGCTTCCAGCTCTGCCTTGGCCAGATAGACACAGTCCGCGTCCTAAAAGATTTTCCAGACATTTAGAAGTCAAAATGGTGCCTACAGGGAGACCTAAGGcaatttcattatatttttagaGTAAGAAATTTTGTCTAGGAAATGTAATTGGGAAGCTCAGCTATTCCCTGAACAGCAACAGATGAGGTGTCCCAAAAGCATATATAAGATTGCTGAGTTCTTGCTTGAAAAACATCATGATTTGGGCATTAGGACTAGCAAGCTGTCAGTTTCGaatgaaatatgttttctgtgCTAAAGGGCAGAGGTTTAATGCTCTCTGGCAATACTCTGTGACATGTTTTTCAGCATCCATACTTGTCCAATGGCTTCTAACATTCTCAAGACCTGACCCTTGCCTTGCAAGGAGCAGATCAGAGGAAAGTCCATGGATCTCTGCACCCAACCCTTCCATTCATCCAAATTCCTTACCTTCTTCAGTAACACAAACTCGTTCTCAGCAGCTGTGCGTCTGTTCACTTCCTGCTCGTATCTGTTAGGGAAGAGAAGAATCTGGTTGCTGGGTCATTCTGAGACTGGAGACCTTGTTTGTCTGGGTATTTAGGGGTCAGGGTGCTTTTGGACCTCAGAGAGAAGTCTATTGATACGGACAAAAATAAAGGTCCCATTAGACAAGCTGCTTGAGCTCACTGCCCTGTGGATGGTTTCTGCCTGTGGATAGTTTCTGCGCACTCACTTGCATCTGAACTCTTCAACGAGCTTCTCCGTGTCGATCAGCTCAGGCTCCATCTGCCCCCGCTCGTGCAGCAACGAGTCCAGCCGCCTCTGCAGGCTGGAAGTGAAGTTGTCAAAGACATGCTTGATGTTCTTCTGGGATGGCAGGACCTGCTTTTGGAGGAGGTCCCATTTGGTGGCCAACACCCTGTTCTGCTGCTCCAGATGCTGTACCtgcattcagaaagcaaagccGCCTTCTTCAGGCTTAGATGCGTTGTATGGGGACCAGACAAAAGTGGGGGGAACAAGGCATCTTCTCTTCTGAGTCAGTGCTCCAGGGGCTCATTATGGTTTGAAGGGGATGAGAGGACAAAAGGGGGGCATTGCGATCTTCATAATCCAAGAATCCTAGAGTATACTGGGTGTGATGCTCTCCTATTTTCCAAGGAAGCCCTAGACAGCACAGTCTTTGTGGCAGCTACAGAAACCATGGAATATTTAAATAGATCTGCATATCAGTTGGTTGATAGTGGAAACCATCATTTGTCGATAGGCAACAACGCAACTTTACAAGGTCTAGCTGCATGGAGAGAAGTCAACAGTGCAGAAGCTCAGTAAGATACCTTGGAGGAACAGCTCCCTTCTGATATTACTGATAAAAGTAGGTGCAGCTTATTAAAGCATATAAATAGCCagattaaaataacattatcaGCTAGATCTGCACTTGCAGCTCCTGGTACTAGAGCCATGCATGCTAAAACCAGCACAAGGCTCATGTAATAGGgtgagagaaagagatgaatCAAAGACCTGAGCACAGAAAGAAGGTTTCCTTCACACTTAAACCTCATCATTCCGTTAAGTCTTGCCTCGGGTCTCACCTTGTCAATTAAAGAGGCAAACTGGTTATTGAGGCTCTTCAtctgctctctctcctgctttcgGATGTGCTGGATTTTGGGGTCGATCTTCACATCAAGAGGCTTCAGGAGGCTCTCGTTGACATGCACCACACGAATACCTTCACTTTTGTAGCTCCTGCTGTGGAAGCCTGACCCGTGACTCCCACCTTCACTGTTGGCATGGATGCccctgcacctccagcctccACAGACCCCCTGTGCGAGGCTTTGGCCAGAAGAAATCCATTTACACCCATCTGTGTTTTGGAGGCTTCGGCTGCTCTGGCTCCAGGCTCCATAGCCTCTTCCAAATagtggagcagaggggaaggcGCTGCTTCGGCAGCGGCTCATACCACTTGCAGCAGAAGACGATGAGAAGAACTTTTTTCGGTGAAGAGACCTTCCAGCTGAGAGCTGCTGGCTCATGCTGGCAGGCGTGATGGAGGAGAAGATGCCGGAGGACAGCAGAGCATGCAACTCCAAAAGATGCCCCTCTGCTCTGACAACCGTGAGCTCCTCCTTTATACGCATCTCAGAAGTGGGGCTTGGTTGATGCAGATGAATAATTTGGGCTTTTCCTGGGGTTTGCCTTGCCTGGCAGCGATTCGTAGGtttaaatatgtaaaacaaTGCATAACACTGAACATTTGTGAAATCCTATGGAATTTTACTGGTTTTAAATCACTTTGCTTGCTTACTCAGCTTGGAGGATCCCGTGGGCTGGGTTTTGTGAGGactcttcttttgttttagtttgcCCTCCTTCCTTACGTTAATTACAGTTTAGCAAATGGCCTTAAGAGTATCTCCGTCTGTCAAGGACAATCTGTAAAGGAATGTTCTGTTGAACAGCAAATTAAAAGTGATTTTCGCAGTATCCATTCTCTTCATAGTCACTCCCTTCACAAAGGACAGCATAAGTCCATGAGGCACAGCCAAAGGCATCCCACTGCCTGGAAGCTGGGAACCATAGCGTGGATCAGACACACAAATTTCCTTCCTGTGGTAGAAGAGTGcaaaataattctcttttatAAATAGCCCTCCACACACCACCCTCAGTTAAAGACCATAACTGACCGGGCAGGACTCCTCTCCTCTAACATCTGATGCCAGGTCTGTGCTGAGAAACAGGCATGTCTGAGCTACTGCTCTCCAGAGAGCCTTCCTCTTCTTCGCTGAGTCCAAGAAAGTCTAAACTGACCAGCTCAGACTTGGATGCCCAACTTCTGGAAGAATAAATTAGCGTGGTTGTATCTTCTTATTAAGTTTTTGGCTCTGATTGTGTAGAACACATCAAAAAATGAGGCTTACATGGAGAAGACAATAAATAGCCTAGAAAATAGGAAGCTCAGCCACAAGGCTGTTAACTGGATGCTTGTTAAATCATTTAATTGGAAACAGCGGTAGGCTTGGCCTTGGTGGGCAGACTATGAATGCACCAGCAACCAGTATCCTGCAAAAATACCTTATTAATACATCTGCTGTACAGCTACTCTCTGTTACTATCCTTTATATTTGAGCTTGTAATTAAAACCCTTGGGATACctgaaggcaaataaaaaagatttattaGAGTTGCATGACAGACGGGGAAGAAAAGGCTGATAAGTTTAATATATTTGCTGAGAGCCTCACAATACCTCGGAGGTGGAGCCAAGATTACATCTCTGTCCTTGTGGTTTCTTGCCAAAgtctctttcaaaacagaaaggcCAAGGGTTTCATTTCAGACGATTTGAAAGAAATGGTTTTCCCCTGCTATTATACCATATTAATCCTTAACTTTTTCAATAGGCTCAAACCTCGGTCGGTGTTTTTTTGGCAATTAAACATTTAAGCGTTTCAAATTCCCAAGAATTGGGATAGTGTTTCACATGCTCATTCCTTTCCTtggttttgcagggtttttttaattttttttttccactccctGGGCTCATTGGAGGGGTTTTTTCACCACCTTTCGCAAGAAGgctgatgaaaaacaaaactggttACCAGAAACCTTGCTGGTATTCTGTCTCCAAGAGCGGCTGATGCCAAAGGTTTTCTTGTACCTCATTATTGCAAATGTTCTGCGCTGGAACAGCTTGCCCTTAGCCCAGCAAGAGAGATAATTGATGGTATGAAGTAGCTGGAAAGACAACTAGCTTAATTGCAGGTTCTTGACAGCACTATCAATTACACCTACACACAGAAGAGCAGGAATGATTGAAGTCCTGGGTGTCTCACTTGGCTGCTTAAATACAGGCAGAGGGCAGAGTCCATGGCAATCCCAGCTGGAAGAGCAGGATTGGAGCCCAGGAGGAGGGCACTTGGCCTGGAGCGGCTCTGAGTCGGTCTTCATTTTGTGCTTCCAGTTTGTCTCTCCTTGGTCTCCCACTGAATCCCCCTGCTCCATCTGCACGACCCAGGTGACGAGGTGCCACGGTGCTCGATGGTCCTCCTGCACCTTCCGAGCAGGGGTGGGTGATCTCACGGCACtctgcctggccctgctgctggcaAGGAGAGTTTGGTTCCTTTCAAGCAAGAAAGACTTAGCTCagagtttttcttcccttgctgtGGTTAGAACCTACAGGGCCACGGATGGTGTCAGAAGTTTTCCTCCCATAGATACGCTTTGATAAGCGAAACTTCTGAACTTGGGTTTTCACACCCCCAGACATAGCGAGAGGTTCATCCATCTGGATCAGCCCCACCTCTGACTCTGAGTCTAGATGTCCCCCGATGACCCTGAGTCCCCAAAAGGCAGATGATGCCACCTGATGCAACCCTTGGGCTGTTCTCAACTGCCCAGCTCAGGCTGTAGTTTACAGGACCGCAAGGTcagctctgccttcctctcccaACTTCACCTCATCCCACCCAAGTTGCTGCAGAAGACAAAGTTTTTGTGTGTCATTTGACAGCGGAGAGTCTCCAGGTTTAAAATACACCAGATCTTCTCCACTTGCTTCCATCCCGTTGATGCAACTCGGTGTATTCATGTCAGAGCGGCTGTGTTTGCTGCAGCTCCCCTTCGGGAGAGGGAGGGTTGTATGTGTATGTGGGCACCAGGGGAGTAGCTCCCAGGGTAATCACAGCTCATTAATTTACTTCTAATCACCAGGAATTTTGGAAAGAGGCCCAGCAATCAAGATAGGAGGCCCACAATTTTCGTGGTGCTACAATGTAGCCCTGACtaatttcacagctttttttgcCAAAGTAAATCAGGAAGGAACTTCTTGTCCTGGCCCCATCTGCACAGCAAAGAGGGTTCAAGCCCAAATCTCCATCAGTCAGAGAGAGTGGGAGAGCCGGCACAAAGACCAGTTCGACACCACTCTGGTACAACTTCTTTCTCCCACTAGGTGGTGGTATCTAATGCATCTTGAGCCTCCTTGTCCGCAGGGGTTCTTGGTTGGGATCTTGGTGGTGACATGAGCCTGTTCACACCTAGTTCAACACTCGGAAACCTCTCAGGACACCACCAGCAAGAGCTAGCTCACAGCTGTAGAGGGCAATATTTAAAAGCCAGGACAGCATGGGACCAACAAGGTTCTCAGTCCTTGCAAGACGGGGAGATTTCATATGGATTTGTACCCCGAGGTTGACTATGAGCCTGGGATGTTTTGTAAAATATGTGTGTGTCCAGTAATGCACCTCTGGCAGAAAACCAACACTGAAATAGAGTTACTACCAGCTTTAATGACAACTGACCTACTGTCATCTTCTTCACCACCTTGGTGTCCTCCCCTCATACCTGAAATCCTGCTCATCATGTCAATACTCGTGGAAGCTCAAGCTGTGCCTAAGCACAGGGTGTCAGTAGACACCTTCTTTCAGTGTTACATCCTGAGCGTGTTTACAGCGTTGTGATGATTGATAATACATGCCCCAAGACATTAAGTGACATCAATCTGAAGGGCCCATCTTATGAGGATCTTCTCACGACTTCAGCTCAGCCCCTAAagttaaaaaatcaaaatgtctcTGGGCACAGCCTTAGGCAGTCTATCTTGTGGCATTTTCCATCAAAAATGCATGGGCAATATCTAATTGACATAGGAACTTAGTGTTGAGACAACAAGAAACCAGCAGTGGACATGTCCCCACGCTCCCCACTTTGACATTGCATCTCTTCTAGCCACTTTCCACACTTTGCACATGCTGTGGTGGTGGGAAGAAAATCATCTGCCTGATCATCCCAGCTCAAATCTGTATGGTCCAAAGAGCTGAAACTCAGCCTTGGTCTTAACAGAGCTGAATACAGAAGCTCCTTACAGATACTAGCAGCAGTTGGACCACACAACTGCTGAAGGAAAGGAACGGCaaaaattaagcatttaaaaaatgttagttttttAGACAACTGAAATCCTGGGCCAGATTTTTGACTTCTACTTAAAAAGGGATAGTTTTGTATGGAAGGAGGTGCCAGAACACTCATCTCCAGAAACTGGAGATATGATTATAGCTTAGCTGACAAGCAGAACAGGTTTTGATATACCCTTCCAAACCATTCCTTCACTAAATTAGCCCAGCACTTAAGGCTATGTAGTACCAGTGTGtaaacagtatttaaaacaaCTTAGTGGAAATGCTGATCAAGCCCCTCGTACAAGCTGGGGGTTAGCAATCTCTTTTCTAAGCTGGTCTCCCAGGCTCCTGTCATAGTCCACTGAAACAGATGGTTTGATCTCCAGCGGGTGATTCATCCCGTCCTAAGGTAGATGCACAGATGAGGTCTTTTGAATTGCCCCCAgaagtgcctgtttctctccattgactctACCTTTTTCCTTTTCGACCTTTCACTCCACAAAATAGAACAGTAAAAAACCCACAGACCTGACCACAGTGTCCATATTATTTCTTCTGATTAGAGAGGAAAAGCTGTAGGCACCCTGTCTACATAATTAATTTAACAATGAAACTAAAGCCCAACAATACTTGGTGGTGTGCAGAATTACCTTCCACTTTTTATTGTGGGGGGAGGCTTAGTCTTGATTGAAAAGTCTTACCTACTCTCTTAGACAAAAATGGGGTTGTGATGGTGCAGCTTATTCATCACTTGGATCCTGAAGAACTGAACTGTTTCAGTGAGTGATGTAGAAGC
Coding sequences:
- the LOC104262430 gene encoding LOW QUALITY PROTEIN: keratin, type II cytoskeletal 7-like (The sequence of the model RefSeq protein was modified relative to this genomic sequence to represent the inferred CDS: deleted 1 base in 1 codon) produces the protein MARDVGLALEGKGIMEKGAVELGDTALDMGLENAALKEGGLLADAYKGGAHGCQSRGALLELHALLSSGIFSSITPASMSQQLSAGRSLHRKKFFSSSSAASGMSRCRSSAFPSAPLFGRGYGAWSQSSRSLQNTDGCKWISSGQSLAQGVCGSHGSGFHSRSYKSEGIRVVHVNESLLKPLDVKIDPKIQHIRKQEREQMKSLNNQFASLIDKVQHLEQQNRVLATKWDLLQKQVLPSQKNIKHVFDNFTSSLQRRLDSLLHERGQMEPELIDTEKLVEEFRCKYEQEVNRRTAAENEFVLLKKDADCVYLAKAELEAKVETLKQEIEFLKCVSAQEIAELERSPCDTSVVVKMDNSRDLDMEGILRSVECWCEDIAQRSKAELDALYRTRYQELEEAKGRHCNELKSHQQEIEDLSFVIQRRQCDLENMKKQVSSLQTSVCDTEQRGDCALKDAREKHVELQNALQKAKDELACMLRDYQELLNVKLALDIEIATYKTLLEGEESRIRLGSPVRVLITTPCNTFSGCEADLGCGSGRQSRRCRSSCSAGGASLPEDAGAFHRGFTSRSVASSVGRWGEDSNRTSVPQEHLDLNFSCESQFNRDIRPEVEK